One window of the Planktothrix sp. FACHB-1365 genome contains the following:
- a CDS encoding MerR family DNA-binding transcriptional regulator, translating into MAYIPLRKAVEFLGLHPNTLRKYADEGKIKSIKNPAGQRL; encoded by the coding sequence ATGGCATACATACCACTCAGGAAAGCGGTCGAATTTCTGGGTCTACATCCAAATACGTTGAGAAAATATGCCGATGAAGGGAAAATCAAAAGCATCAAAAACCCGGCAGGGCAAAGACT